TTGCAGGTCCACGGCTAGTAAAGTAACGAAGGGCTAATTTGGTCAATGCTTCTTCTCGAATAAACGAAGTTAAGGGTGCAATAAATTTACTGAGCAATGTGTAAACAGCTTGATTTCCCCTCATCTTGCCACTACAAAGTAGCCCCTCTAATTCTCCAAAAAGAATAATAAAGGAAAAACTTTGGCTCGTTGTTTGAATGCCTTTTTCAGCGACTATTGTAGCTAATTCTTTCCGAGTTAACTCCTTCTCTACTAATGCCTCTTCAATAATACTACAAGCTTGATGCATTTTTTTTGGCGTTAAATCGAATTTACTATAGAAGCTTTTGATTTTTTTATGAATCTGCGGTGCCGTTAATGCCAACATCCACCGACTATCCTCTGGTACAATAAAATGCCAGGTTGGACGTAATAAATGCATCCGAATAATTTTCCCGGCATCAATTGCGGCATCAACATCTTGCACTGTTAAATTTGGGATGCGCAATCCAATCGCCCATTTTGCCATTGCGTATTCCTGCGCCTGCATCGCGCCT
This Carnobacterium maltaromaticum DSM 20342 DNA region includes the following protein-coding sequences:
- a CDS encoding winged helix DNA-binding domain-containing protein, encoding MDNQEIRTLRLANQQISSTNFKKPEELVQYLGAMQAQEYAMAKWAIGLRIPNLTVQDVDAAIDAGKIIRMHLLRPTWHFIVPEDSRWMLALTAPQIHKKIKSFYSKFDLTPKKMHQACSIIEEALVEKELTRKELATIVAEKGIQTTSQSFSFIILFGELEGLLCSGKMRGNQAVYTLLSKFIAPLTSFIREEALTKLALRYFTSRGPATVQDFAYWSGLSIKDARLGTQFLSNDFSSFLNDGKEYWYLPKNNAYVPNDCGTFLFPDFDEYGISYKNRNIFLNKEYPISPFMEHKHWLMVEGMIEGTWQSDKSDLSEVRIDLFNPKKRVNQHAIHKAVANYQQFHLK